One part of the Salinimonas iocasae genome encodes these proteins:
- a CDS encoding outer membrane protein assembly factor BamE produces the protein MKHTIMTFGVLLMLSGCSKLTQENYDKLEMGMSQSEVEDVLGSAERCSRSLGTQSCIWGDEKDKHIKVMFMNNKAVTFAYEGI, from the coding sequence ATGAAACACACGATAATGACTTTTGGAGTGCTTTTAATGCTGTCTGGGTGTTCTAAGCTGACTCAGGAAAATTACGATAAACTCGAAATGGGTATGTCGCAATCTGAAGTGGAAGATGTGCTGGGATCAGCTGAGCGCTGTAGTCGCTCTCTGGGTACGCAAAGTTGTATCTGGGGCGACGAAAAGGATAAACATATAAAAGTCATGTTTATGAATAACAAGGCTGTTACCTTTGCTTACGAAGGTATTTAA
- a CDS encoding heavy metal-binding domain-containing protein, whose amino-acid sequence MILTTTPTIEGHAIEQYHGIVIGEAVMGANVFKDFFASVRDIVGGRSGAYEDELTKARKLAFSELEQEARNMGANAVVGIDIDYEVMGDKGSMLMVSISGTAVRAAGL is encoded by the coding sequence GTGATACTGACAACTACCCCAACTATTGAAGGACACGCCATTGAGCAGTATCACGGCATCGTTATTGGTGAGGCGGTAATGGGCGCCAATGTATTTAAGGACTTTTTTGCCTCTGTCAGAGATATTGTTGGTGGACGTTCGGGGGCTTATGAGGACGAACTGACCAAAGCGCGCAAACTGGCGTTCTCAGAGCTGGAGCAGGAAGCGCGCAATATGGGCGCTAATGCGGTGGTTGGAATCGATATTGATTATGAGGTGATGGGCGATAAGGGCAGTATGCTGATGGTTAGCATTAGTGGAACCGCCGTAAGAGCAGCGGGACTATAA
- the dapE gene encoding succinyl-diaminopimelate desuccinylase → MSDSTVITLAKDLINRKSVTPEDAGCQDMMQSILSAAGFENESLIFEDTTNLWSRRGTQGPLFCFAGHTDVVPSGPASAWQTPPFVATEKDGYLHGRGAADMKGSLAAMLAATTRFVSDYPDHKGSIAFLITSDEEGPFINGTTRVIDTLEARNEKIDWCIVGEPSSTESVADVVKNGRRGSLTGNLTVKGIQGHVAYPHLARNPVHEAALALSELAQTHWDDGNAFFPPTSFQISNLHAGTGAGNVIPGELSVCFNFRFSTEVTDKQLIERVTTILDNHKLEYALDWTFNGQPFLTDSGELVEAVQSAITSVTGAAAQLSTAGGTSDGRFIAPTGAQVIELGPVNATIHKIDECVKMRDLETLEEIYYQTMVRLLA, encoded by the coding sequence ATGAGTGATTCAACCGTCATTACACTGGCTAAAGATTTAATCAACAGAAAATCTGTGACCCCTGAAGACGCCGGCTGTCAGGATATGATGCAGTCAATACTGTCCGCGGCCGGCTTCGAAAATGAAAGCCTGATATTTGAGGACACGACAAACTTGTGGTCACGACGTGGTACACAGGGTCCGCTTTTTTGCTTTGCCGGACATACTGATGTTGTACCAAGCGGACCGGCCAGTGCGTGGCAAACACCTCCATTTGTTGCTACCGAAAAAGATGGCTACCTGCACGGTCGCGGCGCGGCTGATATGAAAGGCAGTCTTGCAGCAATGCTGGCTGCAACTACGCGCTTTGTCAGTGATTACCCTGACCACAAAGGCAGCATTGCCTTTTTAATCACCAGTGATGAGGAAGGCCCGTTTATAAACGGTACCACCCGGGTTATCGATACACTTGAGGCCAGAAACGAAAAAATAGACTGGTGTATTGTCGGGGAGCCAAGTAGTACCGAGTCTGTTGCCGATGTAGTGAAAAACGGACGGCGTGGCTCGCTAACCGGCAACCTTACAGTAAAAGGTATTCAGGGCCATGTAGCCTACCCTCACCTGGCGCGAAACCCTGTTCACGAGGCAGCACTGGCGTTATCAGAGCTTGCGCAAACACACTGGGATGATGGTAATGCATTCTTTCCCCCTACCAGCTTTCAAATCTCCAACCTGCATGCGGGCACTGGTGCCGGCAATGTTATTCCCGGTGAGTTGAGTGTTTGTTTCAACTTTCGTTTCTCAACGGAAGTTACCGATAAGCAATTAATAGAGCGGGTTACAACCATTTTAGACAATCATAAGCTGGAATATGCGCTGGACTGGACATTTAACGGTCAGCCATTCCTTACCGACAGCGGCGAACTGGTTGAAGCCGTTCAGTCAGCAATTACATCGGTTACTGGCGCAGCGGCACAGTTATCTACTGCCGGCGGAACATCTGACGGGCGCTTTATTGCGCCGACTGGTGCGCAGGTTATTGAACTTGGGCCGGTCAATGCAACCATCCACAAGATTGATGAATGCGTGAAAATGCGTGATTTAGAAACGCTGGAAGAAATATATTATCAGACCATGGTGAGATTACTTGCATGA
- a CDS encoding OsmC family protein: MAIVKTASAHYQPLGKEGQGHVSLASGALSEQPYGFNTRFEDKPGTNPEEMIAGAHASCYAMALSFALADAGYDSGELKVDAEVTLEKDGDGFAVTRSALTLDAKVSGIDESEFSSIAKDAKENCPISKLLKAEITLDYNFSN, encoded by the coding sequence ATGGCGATTGTAAAAACAGCTTCAGCACATTATCAGCCACTGGGTAAAGAAGGTCAGGGCCATGTCAGCCTGGCAAGTGGTGCGCTTTCTGAACAGCCTTACGGTTTTAATACACGTTTTGAAGATAAACCAGGTACAAATCCGGAAGAGATGATTGCCGGTGCTCATGCAAGTTGTTATGCCATGGCATTATCTTTTGCATTAGCGGATGCCGGTTATGACAGCGGCGAACTCAAAGTCGACGCAGAAGTTACTTTGGAAAAAGACGGTGACGGATTTGCTGTTACCCGCTCAGCACTGACTCTGGATGCTAAAGTCAGTGGGATAGACGAGAGCGAATTTTCTTCGATTGCAAAAGACGCGAAAGAAAATTGCCCGATTTCTAAACTGCTTAAAGCTGAAATCACGTTAGACTACAATTTTTCTAACTAA
- a CDS encoding DUF2897 family protein encodes MSLGWIILIIALVIGLIAGNILLLRANKKFNVPPDYEPRKYDDENDDKW; translated from the coding sequence ATGAGTTTAGGCTGGATTATTTTGATCATTGCGCTGGTGATTGGGCTGATAGCCGGCAACATTCTGCTATTACGCGCTAATAAAAAGTTTAACGTGCCACCTGATTACGAGCCACGTAAGTATGATGATGAGAACGATGACAAATGGTAG
- a CDS encoding TetR/AcrR family transcriptional regulator, giving the protein MAKSKAGSSVGDKNRRLILQAAEQVFAQCGFGGASVQKIADTAGLPKTNVLYYFKSKQALYQSILSRILTLWNSRFDQATGHDDPAITLAEYITEKMQLSQTHPLLSRIFAMEIINGAPNLNDAFNEAHKAWMASRVDVIQQWIDAGKMHPVEPAFLLYNIWGSTQHYADFATQITHLQGQKMTQSDFDSATITLINMVLKGCGLVVPEKYIKPMAGTR; this is encoded by the coding sequence ATGGCAAAAAGTAAAGCAGGGTCATCCGTAGGGGATAAAAATCGCCGGTTAATTTTGCAGGCCGCAGAACAGGTTTTCGCGCAGTGTGGGTTTGGCGGCGCGTCTGTGCAAAAGATTGCGGATACCGCGGGTCTGCCTAAAACTAACGTGTTGTATTACTTTAAATCAAAACAGGCGTTATACCAGAGCATATTATCCCGCATTCTGACGTTGTGGAACTCTCGTTTTGACCAGGCGACCGGTCATGACGATCCTGCCATCACCCTGGCCGAGTACATCACTGAAAAGATGCAGTTATCACAGACCCATCCGTTGCTATCGCGCATCTTTGCCATGGAGATAATAAACGGGGCGCCGAATCTGAACGATGCCTTTAACGAGGCGCACAAAGCCTGGATGGCTTCCCGGGTCGATGTTATTCAACAATGGATTGATGCAGGTAAAATGCATCCGGTCGAACCGGCTTTCTTGCTTTACAACATTTGGGGGAGCACACAACATTATGCAGATTTTGCCACGCAGATAACCCATCTTCAGGGGCAGAAAATGACTCAGTCTGATTTCGATAGCGCCACAATTACATTAATAAACATGGTGTTAAAAGGGTGCGGCCTGGTGGTACCGGAAAAGTATATTAAACCAATGGCCGGCACGCGGTAA
- a CDS encoding PTS glucose transporter subunit IIA, with product MSASSRLIEIPSPVSGKLCTDTHKSAMYQALFEGSVILNVTGSQLFAPFDGYLSHIDKLNYSLRFTCSNGLQFWFRIGEEAGSLHAQGCDVAHAVGKKVKKGTQLMQFNPTLLKQGGTLTAMIIVVNGAKLKRIDIKKARQYLALEDSLFTLEI from the coding sequence ATGTCTGCTTCCTCGCGTCTTATAGAAATTCCCAGCCCTGTATCAGGAAAGCTCTGCACTGATACACACAAATCAGCAATGTACCAGGCACTGTTTGAAGGTTCGGTAATCCTTAATGTAACCGGCTCACAGCTTTTTGCGCCCTTCGACGGCTACCTCAGTCATATCGACAAACTTAACTACAGCCTTCGTTTTACCTGTTCAAATGGGCTTCAATTCTGGTTCAGAATTGGTGAGGAAGCCGGGAGTTTGCATGCGCAGGGGTGTGATGTCGCGCATGCGGTGGGAAAGAAGGTTAAAAAGGGAACACAGCTCATGCAGTTTAATCCCACCCTGCTAAAACAGGGTGGTACATTAACAGCAATGATTATTGTTGTTAATGGCGCGAAATTGAAACGCATAGATATAAAAAAAGCCAGGCAGTACCTGGCTTTAGAAGATTCGCTGTTTACGCTGGAAATTTAG
- a CDS encoding patatin-like phospholipase family protein, giving the protein MSAPLDIFAGPRALRLLKKHGFHPLMFDYFIGASGGPKWFVLTGLDRVMFPEYFSNRGGQMQIIGSSAGAFRAVCAVQRDPLSAINRLATQYANTVYSDKPTSLEITRKAKALLSFMLGEHGQEDVLINSRFKAHIITARCRGLVSGQGKLSQLSGLAFSAAANALHRKHLQRSFTRTIFSAPDSSLEIYDPYGLRTERAELGFNNIKDALLASGSIPMVLDGVTNIVGARPGVYRDGGIIDYHFDLAFGPHKGLALYPHFYPRPITGWFDKALKKRLVHASSYDNVVMVVPSASFVENLPYQKIPDRKDFETMAPSQRIPYWETVISESDRLGEYFMQQVENDTIMDNIKPLPFSCFE; this is encoded by the coding sequence GTGAGTGCCCCTTTAGATATCTTTGCAGGTCCACGAGCCCTGCGCTTACTCAAAAAACACGGTTTTCATCCGTTGATGTTCGATTATTTTATTGGCGCATCCGGCGGACCTAAGTGGTTTGTTCTGACCGGGCTTGATCGGGTCATGTTTCCGGAGTATTTCAGTAACCGTGGTGGTCAGATGCAAATTATTGGCTCTTCTGCTGGCGCATTCAGAGCTGTATGTGCTGTTCAGCGTGATCCCTTATCAGCGATCAATCGTCTGGCCACGCAATATGCTAACACCGTTTACTCAGACAAACCTACGTCGCTGGAAATCACCAGAAAGGCAAAGGCGCTGTTAAGCTTTATGCTGGGCGAACATGGCCAGGAAGATGTACTGATTAACTCAAGATTTAAAGCGCACATTATCACAGCGCGCTGCAGGGGATTAGTGTCAGGGCAGGGGAAGCTCTCTCAATTGTCCGGCCTGGCGTTTAGTGCTGCTGCCAATGCGCTGCACAGAAAACACCTGCAACGAAGCTTTACTCGAACCATTTTTTCGGCGCCGGACAGTAGTCTGGAAATCTACGATCCCTATGGTCTGCGCACAGAGCGGGCAGAGTTGGGATTTAATAACATAAAGGATGCACTGCTGGCATCCGGGTCGATTCCCATGGTGCTGGACGGTGTAACTAATATCGTCGGTGCCAGACCAGGTGTCTATCGGGATGGCGGGATCATTGATTACCATTTTGATCTGGCATTCGGCCCCCATAAAGGGTTGGCATTGTACCCGCATTTCTATCCAAGGCCGATTACCGGATGGTTTGATAAAGCGCTTAAGAAGCGTCTGGTGCACGCGTCCAGTTATGACAACGTGGTGATGGTTGTGCCTTCGGCCAGCTTTGTGGAAAATTTGCCTTATCAGAAAATTCCGGATCGCAAGGACTTTGAGACGATGGCACCTTCACAGCGTATTCCTTACTGGGAAACGGTCATCAGCGAATCTGACAGGTTAGGGGAGTATTTTATGCAACAAGTTGAAAACGATACCATTATGGATAACATAAAGCCGTTACCGTTTAGCTGCTTTGAGTAA
- a CDS encoding ArsC family reductase, whose translation MTTTLYGISNCDTIKKAKKWLETHDIDYQFHDYRKDGINRQWLEQTESILGWETMLNKRGTTYRQLDDQTKSHMDREAAISIMAESPAIIKRPILDYDSSLHIGFKPEQYKEIFFHE comes from the coding sequence ATGACAACGACGCTTTACGGCATTAGCAATTGCGACACGATAAAAAAAGCTAAAAAGTGGCTGGAGACACATGATATTGATTATCAGTTTCACGATTATCGTAAGGATGGTATCAATCGACAGTGGCTTGAGCAGACTGAGTCGATTCTTGGATGGGAAACCATGCTAAATAAACGTGGTACAACATACCGTCAGTTGGACGACCAGACAAAAAGTCATATGGATCGGGAGGCTGCGATTAGTATCATGGCTGAGTCACCTGCCATTATTAAGCGCCCTATTCTGGATTACGATTCATCGCTTCACATAGGTTTTAAGCCGGAACAATACAAGGAAATCTTTTTCCATGAGTGA
- a CDS encoding adenosine deaminase has protein sequence MTLSSLISSVPKAELHLHIEGALEPSLMWSLAAKHNITLPYKNVAQIEAAYQFSNLQSFLDIYYAGASVLLDEDDFFALMWSYLCKCKEENIVHTEIMFDPQTHTERGIGYDIFMPGFLRAIDKARQQWGMSVKLILSFLRHLSEQEAFDTLEQAKPYYRYIDAVGLDSSEKGHPPVKFRRVFAQVRRLGFRIVAHAGEEGPADYIWQAIHTLGVDRIDHGVRCLEDPELVALLKKRQIPLTVCPLSNLKLKVINDMRQHSLFALMDKGLLVTVNSDDPTYFGGYLNRNFEALDAALGMNKNQLQALVINSFKASFLSEDEKTHWIKEVNRHFA, from the coding sequence ATGACTTTATCTTCTCTTATCTCTTCGGTACCCAAAGCTGAGCTGCATTTGCATATTGAGGGCGCGCTGGAACCTTCTCTCATGTGGTCCCTGGCTGCTAAGCACAATATAACGCTGCCTTATAAAAATGTGGCGCAAATCGAAGCCGCTTACCAGTTTTCGAATTTGCAGAGTTTTTTGGATATTTATTATGCCGGCGCCAGTGTGCTGCTGGATGAAGACGACTTCTTTGCTTTGATGTGGTCTTACTTATGTAAATGCAAAGAAGAAAACATTGTTCATACCGAGATAATGTTCGACCCGCAAACCCACACAGAGCGCGGTATCGGATACGATATTTTTATGCCGGGTTTTTTAAGAGCGATAGATAAAGCCCGTCAGCAGTGGGGAATGAGTGTAAAACTGATATTGTCATTCTTGCGCCATTTAAGCGAACAAGAAGCATTCGATACATTAGAACAGGCTAAGCCTTATTATCGTTATATCGATGCGGTGGGACTGGATAGCTCTGAAAAAGGGCATCCTCCGGTTAAGTTCAGGCGCGTATTTGCCCAGGTCCGCAGGCTGGGATTTCGCATCGTGGCACATGCCGGTGAGGAAGGGCCCGCCGATTATATCTGGCAAGCTATTCACACACTGGGTGTAGACAGAATTGATCACGGGGTCCGCTGTCTGGAAGACCCAGAGTTAGTTGCGTTACTGAAAAAACGGCAGATACCGCTGACGGTGTGCCCGCTCAGTAATCTTAAGCTGAAAGTGATTAACGATATGCGTCAGCATTCGTTATTCGCTCTAATGGATAAGGGGTTATTGGTTACCGTTAATTCAGACGATCCCACTTACTTTGGCGGTTATCTGAATCGTAATTTTGAAGCGCTGGATGCAGCACTGGGTATGAACAAAAATCAGTTACAGGCGTTGGTAATAAACAGCTTTAAAGCCAGCTTTCTGTCAGAAGATGAAAAGACGCACTGGATTAAAGAGGTGAACCGTCACTTTGCCTAG
- the guaD gene encoding guanine deaminase, with amino-acid sequence MSKHELFRAGIVHFPHQTSQPDLDAQCISDGALVIAQDKIIAVGEYSDIHGMYPEAITHDLRGRWIVPGLIDSHLHFPQTEMIACYGKQLLHWLEKYTFPTENKFSEPDYCRQIAPAFIRQLIKNGTTTGLVFSSVHADATDALFEAASEINMAIIAGKTCMDRNCPAWLQDSAQTAQSQSAHLISKWHGKGRNLYALTPRFAPTSTEDQMHALGELAQQYPDVFIQTHLSENMDEIEWVKSLYPDCDGYLDVYDRFHMVRPRAVFGHCIHMTDHEWARLAESGSTAAFCPTSNLFLGSGLFNLDKARDAGVHLALATDVGAGTSFNLLKTYGEGYKVAQLKGQSFSALQGLYAMTQGPAVAYNLDDSIGNLNPDTAADFVILDPMFDELTALRLENSQSAQDMLFALSMLGDDRAIYQTWVAGQCRYDKSGT; translated from the coding sequence GTGAGTAAACACGAACTATTCCGTGCTGGTATCGTGCACTTCCCCCATCAAACTTCACAACCCGACCTGGATGCCCAATGCATCAGTGACGGTGCACTGGTTATTGCGCAGGATAAAATTATTGCGGTGGGTGAGTATTCCGATATTCACGGAATGTACCCTGAGGCAATAACGCATGACTTACGCGGAAGGTGGATTGTACCCGGCCTCATAGACAGTCATTTACACTTTCCTCAAACAGAGATGATTGCCTGTTATGGTAAACAGTTACTCCACTGGCTGGAAAAATATACTTTTCCTACAGAAAACAAGTTTTCCGAACCTGATTACTGCCGACAAATTGCTCCGGCCTTCATCAGGCAGCTAATTAAAAATGGTACCACCACCGGCCTGGTATTCTCTTCAGTTCATGCGGATGCCACCGATGCTTTGTTTGAAGCCGCCAGCGAAATTAATATGGCGATCATCGCCGGAAAAACATGTATGGACAGAAATTGTCCTGCCTGGCTGCAGGACTCTGCGCAAACCGCACAGTCTCAAAGCGCGCATTTAATCAGTAAGTGGCATGGCAAGGGGCGGAACTTATACGCGCTGACGCCTCGCTTCGCGCCCACCAGCACCGAAGATCAAATGCATGCGTTGGGCGAGCTGGCACAACAGTACCCTGATGTCTTTATACAAACTCACCTGTCTGAGAATATGGATGAGATTGAGTGGGTGAAGTCTTTATACCCTGATTGTGATGGCTACCTTGATGTGTATGACAGATTTCATATGGTTCGCCCCCGAGCCGTATTCGGGCATTGCATTCACATGACTGACCATGAGTGGGCGAGACTGGCAGAAAGCGGTTCTACAGCTGCATTTTGCCCCACGTCTAATTTGTTTTTGGGCAGTGGGCTGTTTAATCTGGATAAAGCCCGCGATGCGGGTGTCCATCTGGCACTGGCTACTGATGTGGGTGCCGGAACCAGCTTTAACCTGCTGAAAACCTATGGCGAAGGCTACAAGGTCGCGCAACTAAAAGGACAGTCTTTCTCTGCGCTACAGGGCCTGTACGCAATGACGCAAGGTCCGGCGGTTGCTTACAATCTGGATGACAGTATTGGTAACCTCAACCCGGATACTGCAGCCGACTTTGTGATACTCGACCCCATGTTTGATGAACTAACCGCATTGCGGCTTGAGAATAGCCAGTCTGCACAAGATATGCTGTTTGCCCTCAGCATGCTGGGTGATGATCGTGCTATCTATCAAACCTGGGTTGCAGGTCAGTGTCGGTACGACAAATCCGGAACATAA
- a CDS encoding ACT domain-containing protein produces the protein MAIQTLAVLPQQFNIHGMEPDEVIPQSVFNSDIYFIGKTGDQLSLVVPDSVEIDSVDIDTNWRVLELIGPLQLSMVGIMAQIGQVLARAKVSIFIVSTFDTDFFLVKDNKLSVAVSALRQAGYTVND, from the coding sequence ATGGCTATTCAAACTCTGGCCGTTTTACCACAGCAGTTCAATATTCATGGAATGGAGCCTGATGAGGTTATTCCGCAGTCAGTTTTCAACAGTGATATTTATTTTATCGGTAAAACCGGCGATCAACTTTCTCTGGTTGTTCCTGATTCAGTTGAAATTGACTCTGTAGACATTGATACGAACTGGCGAGTCCTTGAATTAATAGGCCCTTTACAGCTGTCTATGGTTGGGATCATGGCGCAAATAGGTCAGGTACTGGCTCGGGCAAAAGTGAGTATTTTTATCGTTTCTACCTTTGATACTGACTTTTTCCTGGTAAAAGACAATAAACTAAGTGTGGCAGTCAGCGCATTGCGTCAGGCGGGATACACGGTGAACGACTAA
- a CDS encoding M15 family metallopeptidase encodes MSTAWLGIDNPWLCDAGKGHRLHADVVGPYLALQDGARSAGIDCQLVSSFRDFDRQLSIWNRKWRGELPLLGLDGTRLDHARLSDIEKLHAILTWSALPGGSRHHWGTDIDVYDKDTVVKRHCDFNLVDAEYRNDGPCAALADWLSVHAQTYGFFRPFLEWRGGVACELWHLSHQQTAATFEQSRNCSALADTLRRCDMEGKQIVIKHIETLYEQYVLNRGTS; translated from the coding sequence ATGAGCACTGCCTGGTTAGGTATCGATAATCCGTGGTTGTGTGATGCCGGAAAAGGCCATCGTCTGCATGCCGACGTGGTGGGTCCGTATCTGGCTTTACAGGATGGCGCCAGATCTGCGGGTATTGATTGCCAGCTGGTAAGCAGTTTCAGGGATTTCGACCGGCAGCTAAGCATCTGGAACCGAAAATGGCGTGGTGAGCTTCCTTTACTGGGGCTCGATGGCACCAGGCTTGACCATGCCAGGCTTAGTGATATTGAAAAGCTTCATGCTATTTTGACCTGGTCGGCACTGCCGGGCGGAAGCCGTCATCATTGGGGTACGGACATTGATGTTTATGACAAAGACACTGTTGTAAAACGTCACTGTGATTTTAACTTGGTTGATGCGGAATATCGCAACGACGGACCGTGTGCTGCATTAGCTGACTGGCTCAGTGTTCATGCGCAGACTTACGGCTTTTTCCGCCCGTTTCTGGAATGGCGCGGTGGGGTCGCCTGTGAATTGTGGCATCTATCGCATCAGCAAACCGCTGCTACCTTTGAACAGTCACGAAACTGCTCTGCTCTTGCTGATACCCTTCGCCGCTGCGATATGGAAGGCAAACAGATAGTGATCAAACATATCGAAACCCTGTATGAACAATATGTACTGAACAGGGGAACGTCCTAA
- a CDS encoding NCS2 family permease yields the protein MTSMLDKLFKLSAHGTTVKTELVAGLTTFAAMSYILVVNPGILGLSGMPVEGLITVTALSACIGTLLMALLTNYPIALAPGMGLNAFFAFTICMTRDISWQAALGIVFWNGILFLLLTLTGVRTKVAEAIPASLKIGVQCGIGLFIAFIGLRNAGLVVDHPATFVTLGDLSEPSTMLALAGILLTIVVVIKQVTGGILLSIIALSVIGLFIPTADGMLTAQPDSIVGVPHGIEDTWMAMDLWYPIEHFSQTWDLIFALMFVNMFDTIGTLIGVSRRANLLDEQGKLPRIGSAMNADATASIAGAALGTSPVTSYVESAAGVSAGGRTGLTALTVAACFLLSLLFTPLMEVIPLMATTPALIMVGILMMDSIRQLDFDDLGALATASVALLAMPLTFSISEGIALGFITYVTVMVGTGKAREVSLLTYALALIFLLRYALDLK from the coding sequence ATGACATCAATGCTGGATAAATTATTTAAGCTTTCCGCGCACGGGACTACGGTAAAAACAGAACTGGTTGCAGGGCTGACTACCTTTGCAGCCATGTCCTACATTCTGGTGGTAAACCCCGGTATTCTTGGCCTGAGCGGTATGCCGGTTGAGGGGCTTATTACCGTCACTGCGCTGTCTGCCTGTATAGGTACGCTGTTGATGGCGCTCCTGACCAATTATCCCATTGCGCTGGCACCGGGTATGGGACTCAATGCGTTTTTTGCTTTTACCATTTGTATGACCCGTGATATTTCCTGGCAGGCTGCACTGGGGATAGTGTTCTGGAACGGCATACTATTTTTACTGCTGACCCTTACCGGCGTCAGGACAAAAGTGGCAGAAGCGATACCGGCATCACTGAAGATAGGTGTGCAATGCGGTATCGGGCTTTTTATTGCATTCATTGGTTTACGAAACGCGGGACTGGTCGTTGATCACCCAGCCACATTTGTGACCCTTGGAGACTTATCAGAGCCTTCGACCATGTTAGCGCTGGCCGGCATTTTACTGACGATAGTGGTGGTTATTAAACAGGTTACCGGGGGGATTTTATTATCGATTATCGCCCTGAGTGTTATTGGGCTGTTTATCCCTACTGCCGACGGCATGCTGACTGCGCAGCCTGATTCGATAGTGGGCGTTCCTCATGGCATCGAAGATACCTGGATGGCAATGGATCTATGGTACCCCATTGAGCACTTTTCACAGACCTGGGATCTTATCTTTGCACTGATGTTCGTGAATATGTTCGATACTATTGGCACCCTGATAGGTGTCTCGCGACGAGCGAATTTACTGGATGAGCAGGGAAAGTTACCCCGAATCGGGTCAGCAATGAACGCTGATGCAACTGCGAGTATTGCTGGCGCAGCGCTGGGAACCTCGCCTGTAACCAGCTATGTAGAATCAGCAGCTGGCGTCTCAGCGGGCGGCAGAACGGGGTTAACAGCACTGACAGTAGCAGCATGCTTTTTACTGTCACTTCTGTTCACCCCGTTGATGGAAGTGATTCCACTCATGGCCACCACACCAGCGCTTATAATGGTCGGCATTTTAATGATGGACTCTATCCGTCAGCTTGATTTTGATGATTTGGGCGCACTGGCTACTGCCTCGGTGGCGTTGTTAGCTATGCCACTTACATTTAGCATTAGTGAGGGAATCGCCCTGGGCTTTATCACGTACGTAACGGTAATGGTGGGCACGGGTAAGGCGCGGGAAGTCAGCCTGCTAACCTACGCACTGGCACTGATCTTCCTGCTTCGTTACGCGTTGGATCTGAAGTAA
- a CDS encoding 2-oxo-4-hydroxy-4-carboxy-5-ureidoimidazoline decarboxylase → MTLDKLNTMSLAGASDWLSHICAARSWISCMVESRPYKSVQAVREAASKHWESLSDSDYREALAAEPVLKISMIADEVSADKKLTFNTLNVEYLKKHGFIFITSIRQRSVEDVINELDERLSRPTDDELSTAKTSFSKLIEKRLQNRLDS, encoded by the coding sequence ATGACACTGGATAAACTCAATACAATGTCTCTTGCCGGGGCCTCAGACTGGTTGAGCCATATCTGTGCAGCCAGAAGCTGGATTAGCTGTATGGTGGAAAGCCGGCCGTATAAATCTGTTCAGGCAGTTCGCGAAGCCGCTTCAAAGCACTGGGAATCCTTATCTGACAGTGATTACCGTGAAGCGTTAGCTGCCGAGCCTGTGTTAAAAATAAGTATGATTGCCGATGAGGTCAGCGCAGATAAAAAGCTGACTTTTAATACACTTAACGTTGAATATCTTAAGAAGCATGGTTTTATTTTTATCACGTCAATCCGACAGCGCTCAGTGGAAGATGTCATTAACGAGCTGGATGAGCGGTTAAGCCGCCCGACAGACGATGAACTATCTACGGCCAAAACCAGTTTCAGTAAGCTAATAGAGAAACGTCTGCAGAATCGTCTTGATAGCTAA